The Paenibacillus dendritiformis region GGGAAGAAGCGTTGGAAGTGCTGCGGGCGGACGATGACGAGTTGCTGGCGATCATGGATGCGGCTTACCGGGTGCGGCGGCAATTTTATGGGAATAAGGTGAAGCTGAATCTGATTATTAATGCAAAGAGCGGACACTGTCCGGAAGATTGCGGTTACTGCTCGCAGTCCCGGGTGTCCGATGCGCCGATCGAGAAGTATACGATGCTGGAAAAGGATGTGCTGGTGGACGGAGCGCGCAAGGCGATGGAGATGCAGGCCGGAACGTATTGCATCGTAGCCAGCGGGCGCGGGCCGACGCCGCGGGAGCTCGATCAGGTGGTCGCCGCCGTGGAGGAGATCAAGGCGACGATGCCGATGAAAATCTGCGCCTGCCTTGGCATTTTGTCGCAGGAGCAGGCGAACCGGCTGAAGCAGGCCGGCGTCGATCGCTATAATCACAACTTGAACACGAGCGAGGACCATTATTCTCATATCACCTCGACCCATACATACGCCGATCGGGTACATACGGTTGACACCGCGAAGCAAGCCGGGATGTCGCCTTGCTCCGGGGTGATTATGGGAATGGGAGAGACTGATGAGCAACTGGTGGACGTCGCATTTTCGCTGCGGGAGCTGGATGCGGATTCGATTCCGGTCAATTTCCTGAACCCGATTCCGGGAACGCCGCTCGGCCATCTGCATGATCTGGACCCGCGCCGCTGCTTGAAGGCGCTGGCGATGTTCCGCTTCGTCTGCCCGACGAAGGAGATCCGCGCGTCCGGCGGGCGGGAGGTCAACCTTGGTTCGCTGCAGCCGCTGGCGCTGTACGCGGCCAATTCGGTGTTCGTCGGTGATTATTTGACGACGGATGGGCAAGAGGCGACCGCGGATCACCGGATGATCGCCGATCTCGGCTTCGAAGTCGAGCGATGCGCTCTGTGATGGAGCCGATGATGGCTGCGGAGAATGCAGGACGCTGGAATTGGATGCGCTCCGAACTGGACGCCTTGGAGGCGGCGGGCCGGCTGCGCAAGCTGGAGCCTGCGGCGTGGCTGGAGCACGGATGGATCGAGCGGAACGGCAAGCGGCTGCTTCATCTCGCTTCGAATCATTATCTCGGCTTCGAGCCATGGCTTGATGATGATGGATGGGCTGGGCTTGCGGCGGAGTGCCGCCGCCTCGGCGAGCCGGCCGTGCGCATCGGCTCCGGGGCTTCCCGGCTCATCACCGGTCATGATCCGCAGCATGACGCGCTGGAGCGGGAATTGGCCGCCTTCAAGGACACGGAAGCGGCGCTCGTGTTCAGCAGCGGCTACATGACGAATGCCGGCGTCATTCCTGCGCTGGTCGGCCGGAAGGACGTCGTCTTCAGCGATCGGCTGAATCATGCGAGTATTACGGACGGCATCGTACTGAGCCGGGCTCAGCACATTCGCTATCCGCACCGGGATATGGATCGGCTGGAAAAGGCATTGAAGCAGTGGCGTACCGGAGAAGCGGGCGTCCCGTCGCGGCAGGGGCGACTGCTGATCGTGACCGACGCCGTGTTCAGTATGGACGGGACGGTGGCGCCGCTCGCCGATCTCGTGACGCTGAAGGAGCGCTACGGCGCGATGCTGATGGTCGACGAGGCGCACAGCGGCGGCGTGTACGGACCGGGAGGGCGCGGGCTGTGCCATGCGCTCGGGCTGCATGCGAAGGTGGATATCATCATGGGCACCTTCGGGAAAGCCTTTGGCGCGGTCGGCGCTTATATTGCCGCAGAGGATATTGTCGTCCGCTACCTCATCAACCGGGCGCGGACGCTCATTTATAATACGGGGCTGCCCCCGCTTGTGGCCGCCTTCATCCGGCAGCGGCTGCGGGACGTGCGCGCCGCCGATTCTGCCCGCGCCGAGCTGATGCGCAAGGCGGCGCTGTTCCGCGCGCGGCTGCAAGCCGGGGGCCTGGACACGGGCCCCGGCGACAGCCATATCGTGCCGGTGATGTGCGGCACCGACCAGCGCGCGGTCGCGCTCAGCGCCGCGCTTGCGGAGGCGGGCGTCGCCGGCGTGGCGATTCGCCCGCCGACGGTGCCCGAAGGGACGGCGCGCATCCGCTTCGCGCCGACCCCGGCGCACCGCGACGCCGACCTGCTGCAGGCGGCGGATGCGGTCGTGCGCCTGGCCGCGGAGGCGCGGGCATGAGCGGGACGCTCGGGCGGCCCCGGCCGCGGCAGCAGGCGAAGCTGCTGTGGATACATGGCTGGGGCCTGAGCGCCGAGGTGTGGCGGCCGCTCGCGGAGGCCTTGCCGATGTTCGCGCACCGGTACGTGTCCTTCGGCGCGTGCGAGACGGCGGATGACCTGCGGGAGGCGGTGCGCGCTCCGCTCCGGCAGGAGCCGGACGGCCCGTGGCATGTCGTAGGGTGGTCGCTTGGCGGCATGCTGGCGATCGAGCTGCTCGCCGGGCTCGCCGCCGGGAGCGGCCAATGGGCGGGACTGCCGCGCATCGAGAGCGCCCTGCTCGTCGGCACGACGCTGCGCTTCGCCGCCGAGACCGGGGAAGCGGGGTGGCCGCCGCGCGTGCTGGCCCGCATGCGGCGCCGCCTGGCGCAGGCGCCGGAGGAGACGCTGCTGGCCTTCCTCGGCCAGCTGGATGCGGGCCCGGCCAGCCCAGGCGAGCCGTCGCTGGCGGAGAAGCTGTGGCGGCAGCTCGCCGCTGCTCCCGGCTTCACGCCAGCCGGGCTCGATGCGGGGCTTGCCTATTTGGAGGCGGCGGATCTGGCCCCGCAGTGGGCGCGCATCGCCGCGCTCCCGGCGGCGGAACGGCCGCGCCTGCTGTGGCTGCACGGCGCGAACGATCGCGTGTGCCCGCGGGCCGCGATGGAGCGGGCGCGGGCATCCTTCGGTTCGGGGCTCCGAACCGCCGTAATACCGGATGCGGGGCATGCGCCGTTCTTGTCGCATCCGGAGGCATGGCGAGAGGAGGTGAACGCGTGGTATGAAGCGATCACACACGATGGCTGGGGGAGCGGGGAATGACCCGGCGCCTGCCGGCGCGGGCGCTCGGGTCGATAAGAAGCTGGTCGCCCGCCGCTTCGGCAGACATGCGGCGGAATATGACGGCTACGCGGAAGTGCAGCAGGTGATGGCCGCAGGTTTGGCGGAGCGGGTGCGGCGGCATCACCAGGGCCCCGCGGCGCGAATGGCCGACATCGGCTGCGGCACGGGCGGATTGGCGGTTCGGCTCTGCCCGTACTATTCTGCGGCCGAGCTGACGCTGCTCGATCTGGCGCCGGCGATGCTTCGCCAGGCGGAGCGGAAGCTGCGTCGCCACGGCTGCCCCGGCGGGCAGGTGCGCGCGGTAGCGGCCGACGCCGAAGCGTGGGCGGCCGCCCAGCCGGAAGGCGGCTACGACCTGATCGTGTCGAGCGCCGCCTTCCAATGGTTCAACACGCCGGCCGCGACACTGCGGCGGCTCGTGCAATTGCTCCGGCCCGGCGGGCTGCTGGCCTTCGCCACGTTCCTGCCGGGCACGCTGCACGAGCTGCATGCCGCGTTCCGGCAGGCGGACGCCGAGCAGGGCCGGGCGCCCCGTCCGCGCGGGCAGGAGTATCCGTCCGCAGCCGATTGGCACGGCTGGGCGCGGGACGCGGCCGGGCCCTTCCTGCTCTGGGAAGAGGCGAGCTGCCGCTGCGAGTACGGCAGCGTGCCGGAGATGCTGGCCCAGGTCCGCCGCATCGGGGCCGGCAATGCACTCGAGGCGGGCGCAGCAGGCGCCTCCGGCATGAGCCCCTCCCTGTACCGTCGGATGGTACAGGCGTATCAAGAGCGGTTCGGCGGCCCGGACGGCCGCATTCCGGCCACCTATGCGTTCGTCTACGCGCTGCTGCGGAGAGAGCAGGAATGAGTCGCAGCCGAAAGCCGAATAGGCCGCCTGCGGTGCATCTTGGCACCACAGGCGGCCTGTTCCGGTGTTATCCGATCCGTTCGACGTGAATCTGTGTGCGAAGCGACTCGACATCGTCCAGCCGCACTTGCCCGGCGGAAGGCATCAGTGAATTGGCCGTGCCGCAAGCGGCTCCGAGAATGAGGCCGTCTTCCGCGGACAGGCCGCGCTTATCGGCGACGACGAGCCCGGCGACCATGGAATCACCGCTGCCGACGGGATTGATCGCTTCGACGGGAGGCAGGGTGACGCGGTAGAGCGCGCCCCGGACACCGGCCAACGCGCCGCGGGCGCCGAGCGAGACGACGACCCGCTCGATGCCGGAGGCCATCAGCCGCCGGATGGCCGGCAGCACTTCGTCTTCGGAGGCATCGGCCCCTCCGCCGGTCAGCTTGCCTATCTCATGCTCATTCGGCTTGATAAGAGCGGGTGAGCTCTTCACGCCTTCCTCCAACGCGGCGCCGCTCGTATCCAGAATCGGGATCGCGCCCGCGCGGCGCGCGATCTCGACCAATTCGGCATAGAGCGCGGGGGGACAGCCCTGCGGCAGGCTTCCCGAGAAGACGATGTGAGTGGACTGGGCAGCGAGCGCCGCCACTTTGTCCCGCATCGCGTCGAGATCGGCCGGGGTTACGGCCGGCCCTTGCTCCAGCAGCTCGGTCTGCGTTCCGCGCCCCGGATCCAAAATGTTGAGGCATACCCGCGATTCACCCTCCACGTGCACGAAATCGGCGGGAATCCCTTCTTCGCCCAGCTTGTGCAGAATCATCTGCCCGTGGAAGCCGGCCGTGAACCCGGAAGCGGTCACCTCTTCGCCCAGCGCACGAATGACGCGGGCGACATTGATCCCTTTGCCGCCGGCGGTGGCGGTCATCTGCTCCACCCGGTACAGCTTATCGAGTGCGAAGCCGGGTACGATATAGGTTTTGTCTATCGCCGCGTTGAGTGTCACGGTCGTAATCATGTCGCTTCTCCTTTCAAATTCCGCCGCTGCGGGAAGGCTCCACTCCGATAGGGAAGGAGTGGACGGAACGGCTCGGCTGCAGGGGACAGAAGTGTTCGGTACCACAGCGGAGAATGGAACGCCTTCGTTCCTCGATGCGGATTAGCGGACGGCGTCCGCTTGGCCGAGGCAGCCGGCCATCTCCATTTTCTGAATAGCCAGCGCCTTGACGGCTTGCTTGGCCGGAATCATATATTTGCGCGGATCGTTCTCATCCGGATTGGCCGCAAAGATGGCCTTGATGGCGTCGGAGAAGGCGATGCGCAGCTCGGTTGCGACATTCATCTTCGCCATGCCGAGCTTCACGCAGCGCTTCACCTGATCCTCCGGAATGCCGGAACCGCCGTGCAGGACGAGCGGAACGGCGACCTGCTTCGCGATCTGCTCCAGCCGATCGAAGGCGATCTTCGGCTCTCCCTTATAGATGCCGTGCGCCGTTCCGATAGCAGGCGCCAGCGTCGGCACGCCGGTGGCGGCGACGAAGGCGGCGCATTCTTCCGGCACGGCCAGGCGGGCGTCTTCCTCCTCGACGATGATATCGTCTTCCACGCCGCCGACCTTGCCCAACTCGGCTTCGACATTGACCCCGGCAGCCAGGGCAACGCGGACGACTTCCTGCGTCATCCGCACATTGTCGTCATAAGGATGCATGGAAGCGTCGATCATGACCGAAGTGTAGCCTGCGCGGATGCAGCGGACGATTAGATCGTAATCGGTGCAATGATCCAGATGGAGCGCGATCGGAACCGAGGAGAGCTTCGCTGCGGTCGTCGCCGCAGCCACGATATATTCCGGACCGAGATGCTTCACGGTGCCGACCGTTGTCTGCAAAATGAGCGGAGATTGGGTGTCTTCGGCCGCTTCCACTACCGCTTGCAGCATTTCCAGGGTGTGCACGTTGAATGCGGTAATTCCGAAGCCTTGCTCGCGGGCGGCCTGCAGCATTGAAGTTGAGCTGATGAGATGTCCCATAATTGTAACCTCCAGCAGTTAATGATTGATTCAATCAAAAATATGACTTATAATTTCATTTAAGATGATTATAAGGGAGGAATTTGGGAGATGTCAATTCAAGATACGCATACGTACCGGGAAATCAGCGAGCAGGCTGCCGCGCTTCAAGACGCATGGAATCAACTTCAATCCCAGCGAGGATGGGTAGATAAATATGTAGGGAACGCGCAGTTCGAGGAGATCGTATTTATCGGATCCGGCTCATCCTGGTACCAGGCGATGACAATGGCGGCGACGTACCGGGCATGGACGGGCAAGAGCGCGTCCGCCATTCCTTCCTCGGAGCTGTTCTTGTTCCGCAACCAGACCGTGACACCATCCAAGAAGACGCTGCTGGTCGGCGTATCTCGTTCCGGCGAATCGCATGAAGTCATTCTGGCGCTCGAATCGGTGGCCGATCTGCCGAACTGGACGACCTGCGGCATTACATGCCATCCGGAGAGCAAGATGGCGAAGATGACGGAATGCCTCGTCTCGCCGTCGGGAGCAGAGAAGAGCACGGTCATGACCAAATCGCTCAGCAGCATGACGTTCCTCATGCAGGCGGCAATCGCGCTTGCGTCCGGCAGCGAAGCGGCTTACCGCGAGCTCGAAGCCGTATTGCAATCTGACGCGGCGTTGGTTACAATGGCGGATGACAAGGTGAAAGCATGGGTCGAATCGAACCAATTCGACAGAACGATCTATCTCGGCATGGGCGCGCTGTACGGCTTGGCGCTGGAAGCCTGCCTGAAGCTGAAGGAAATGACGTATACATGGACCGAGGCCTACGGTACGCTGGAATTCCGCCACGGCCCGAAATCGATCGTCGATGCGAACACCCAGATCGTGCTGCTGCTGTCCGAACAAGCCCGCTCCTACGAGCTGAAGGTAGCGGAAGAGATGAAGCAGTACGGTGCGACGGTCGTCATTATTACCGCCCAAGCGGGAGCGGACACCGCATTTGCCGATCTCGTCTTCGAGGTAGGCCATGGAGATGCGAGCGATGAGGCCCGGGCAGTTTTGTATTTACCATATGTACAATATAATGGTTATTATACGGCGGTAACCCGCGGCTTGAATCCGGACGATCCGCGCAACTTGACTCAGTTCGTAGCCATTGACTAGAAGCGGCATGGCGCCGGTTCCGGGCAGGGAACAATCGCAGCCCGTGAGCCGGCCATATCGCGTTGCGGTTCCCCTCGTCCAGGCAGCCAGGGGCGGACATCGCTGGTAGGGTTGAGGAATCCAGTTATCCTTAGGGCGGCGAGGCCCGGCTCTCTTCCTGCTGCGGGGGAGTATGATAGGAGTGTAATGAATAATGAGTGAGACGTTATCCAAAGGCGAGCAGCGCCGCAGGCAGATTTTACAGCGGTTGAAGCAGAATGGCCGCATTACGATTCCGGAGATTATCGAGAACTTCGATTGCTCGGAGGCGACAGCACGCCGGGATTTGGACGTATTGGAGCGGAAGGGCGAGCTGATTCGCACCATCGGAGGAGCGATATTCGAAGGGGCGGGAGCCATTCGTGAAGTTCCGTTCGTGGAGAAGCGCCAGCTGTTGTGGCTGGAGAAGGAAGCCATCGCCAAGCGGGCGTTGGATTTCATTGAAGAAGGCGACAGTATCTGTCTTACCGGCGGCACGACCACCTTCCTGATCGCGAAGCTGCTGAAGGAGCGGCAAGGCATTACCGTCGTTACCAATGCGGTGAATATCGCGATGGAGCTGTCGGACTGCGACGGCATTCAGGTCGTCGTCATCGGCGGCGTCATGCGCAGCAACAGCTTCGAGCTGTGCGGCCCGCTGGCCGAGCGCACGATCGAGCATCTCAACATCGAGAAGCTGTTCATGGGGATTGACGGTTTTTCCCCGGCGAAGGGCATTACGACGTACTCCGAGCTGGAAGCGCAGACCGCACAGATGCTAATGCGGCAGGCCCAGCAGACGATCGCGGTATTCGATCATACGAAGGTCGGCAAGGCCTCGCTGTTCTCGGTCGCCTCCATCGGGGAGCTAACGGCCTGCATTACGGATCACGAACTGCCGGAAGAGATGGCTTCGGCCCTCGAGGAGGCAGGAATAGCTTGTTATTATGCCCAGCTTCCGGATTGAGAGGCGGGCTTTTTTATTTTGGCGGAACGTAAGCAGTGGAGGCCGGACCAAAGCTGCAAAAGTACAGTATTTTCCATCCCCAGAGGCGATAATTGGCGGAAATGCTGCAAATCAGCATCTTTTTCTCCCAATTGTCTCCTTTTCTAAGCCCCAACGCAGGTAATTCCTGCATATTTGCAGGATTTCCTATGCCGCATCCCAGTGCCAATCAAATTACTGCATTATTGCAGCATTGGCGGACCCAGCCGCATGCAAAAGGCGTTGCCAGGCCGGCAAGGGGAAGGCCGTAAGCGACAAAAAGACACGAATCTATTCTAATTTACATAAAATGTAAATCGGAGACGCGCCAGCGGGAAGACATGAACTCCTTCCGCTATACATAAAGCGGCATCCGGGCGCGGAGGCAGCAGCCGTTCTTCATCTGCCCCAGACAGCGGCAAGCCAAAACATCCCCAACAGGCGGCAGGGGGCGCATAGTTACGCTGCGTTTTGCTCGCTTTGGAGAAGGCCGTTCAGGTTATCGGTATGATTTTATCCGGGAACGCACATCTTAATGGGTAACCGCCCATTTACAGCTCTTGGCGATTATGTCATTTTGGTAACAGCAGTTACGCACGCTTGCATCCGGTATGCGCTCATGTTAGAATAGTGTTGACATTTACACTGCAAGCAGCGTGTTACTAGTACGACTAGGCATGAGCTAAGCGGCCGTTCACAGCGTGAACTGCGTGCTTTAGCCCATGCCTTTTTTGCTTTGTACGAGAGATAACGACATTGCAGGGATTCCCGTTATTGGTCCTATTCCGTGCTTCCGCTGCGGATGCGCGGCAGGGCATCATCAGTGCTTACTACGAGGAGGAATTCACATGTTTGGACTTGGCAAAAAGAAGAAAACGATATCGGTCGTTGCACCTATAACTGGCAATGCCGTTCCCCTGGAACAAGTGGACGATCCGGCATTCGCCCAGAAAATTATCGGAGACGGCCTGGCGATTGAGCCGGAGCAAGGGGTGATGGTCGCTCCGTTCGACGGGCATGTCATCCATCTGATTGATTCCCATCACTCGCTCGTCCTGGGGCATGAATCGGGGTTGGAGCTGCTGTTCCATATCGGCGTGAATACGGTGTCTCTGAAGGGCGAACCGTTCACTCCGCATGTGAAGACGGGAGACAAAGTGAAGCAGGGCGATGTCTTGATCGAGTTCGATATGGATAAGATTCGCGCAGCTGGCCTTCCTGTCATCACGCCGGTGGTCGTCGCGAATGGCGATGCGGTTGCCGAATTGAAGACGAAGCTGGGTCCCGTCAAGAAGAATGAGACGGAAATTATGGAAATCGTAATGAAAAAATAGGTTTTTGTGAAAGAGGAGGCCATCATGGAGAAACAATTCACGATCAAAAATCCGCAAGGCGTTCATGCTCGTCCGGCGGGAGCCATTATGAAAAAAGCGGCTGAGTTCCCGGATTCGCAAGTATCTCTGGAGTTCAACGGCCGCAAAGTAAGTGCGAAAAGCATCACGGGCGTGCTGACGCTCGGCATGAAGGCCGGCGACGTCATTACGGTGTCGGCTGAAGGCGATAAAGCCGAGCAGGCGATTGATGCCGTAGGCGCCGTGTTGGAATCCGTTCTCGATTAATTCGGGAGAGATACGGTTATAGATATGACGAACGGCGAAGATATGCCGATACGACACAATAGACACCATACAGACGGGATTGAGAACAGAAGGAGTGGAGGAACCGTCATGTTGCTACAAGGGATTGCCGCCGCTTCCGGCTATGCTATCGGGCAAGTGTTCGTCCTGCAGGAGCAGGAAGCTTCGGTGGAACGGGTAGACATCGCTCCCGGCGACGCGGATGCAGAAGTAGAGCGGCTTCAGAATGCGGTTGCACAGTCGAAGGATGAACTGGAAAAGATTAAGGCAAGCACGGCGGCCCGGCTTGGAGAACATGAGGCGGAGATCTTCGCTACGCATCAGCTCCTCTTGGAGGATGAGGAATTCATCGGGCAGGCCATCGCGCAGATTCGCGCCTTGAACGTGAACGCCGAATATGCGCTGCATGAGGTGACCGAGCAGTTGGTCGCGATCTTTGCCGGCATGGATGATGAATATCTCCGCGAGCGGGCAGCCGACTTCCGCGATGTCAGCAAGCGGGTGCAGCGCCATCTATCCGGCGCCAAGGCGGCTTCGCTGAATGATTTCGATGAAGCGGTCGTCCTGTTCGCCAATGATCTGACGCCATCCGATACAGCGCAGCTGGATCGGTCCAAGGTGGCTGGATTCGTTACGGAGATTGGCGGACGCACGTCGCACTCCGCGATAATGGCCCGCTCGATGGAGATTCCGGCGGTGGTCGGGCTGACGGATGCGATGCGCAGCGTCAAGACGGGCCAGATGGTCATTGTGGACGGCTCAAGCGGCATCGTGCTGATCGAGCCCGATGCCGAGACGTTGGCCGCCTACCGGGAGAAGAAGGAGAAGTTCGAGCTGCGCCGGGAAGAGATGAAGCAGTACAAGGATCGGCCTTCGGTGACGGCGGACGGCCATCAGGTCGAGCTGGTCGCCAATATCGGGAACCCGCAGGATGCGCTTGGCGCGCGGAATCACGGGGCGGAAGGGGTTGGCCTGTTCCGTACGGAGTTCCTGTACATGGGCCGCGACACATTCCCATCGGAAGAGGAGCAGTATCATGCCTATACGGCCGTCTCCCAGACGATGGGAGCGGAGAAGCCGATCGTCATTCGGACGCTTGATATCGGAGGAGACAAGGAATTGTCTTATCTGGAGCTGCCGAAGGAGATGAACCCGTTCCTCGGGTACCGTGCGATTCGGCTCTGTCTTGACCGCAAGGATCTGTTCAAGACGCAGCTGAGAGCCATTCTCCGCGCCAGCGCGCACGGCAACATCAAGCTGATGTACCCGATGATCGCGACGATTACCGAGCTGCGGGAAGCGAACGAACTGCTCGCCGAAGCGCGGCAAGAGCTGGATGCGGAAGGCGTGGCTTATAACCGCGAGATGGAAGTCGGGATTATGATCGAGGTGCCGGCCGCGGCGATTGCCGCCGACCAGCTTGCCGAAGAAGTCGACTTCTTCTCGATCGGCACCAATGACCTCGTCCAATATACGATGGCCGCCGACCGCATGAACCAGCAAGTGTCGCATCTGTCGCAGCCGTTCCATCCGTCCGTGCTGCGGCTGATTAAGATGGTCATCGATGCGGCGCACAGCCACGGCAAGTGGGCCGGCATGTGCGGAGAGATGGCGGGCAATCTCAAGGCGATTCCGCTGCTGCTTGGCCTTGGTCTGGATGAGTTCAGCATGAGCGCCAGCTCGGTGCTTCCGGCACGCGTGCTGCTGAGCCGGCTTGATCGGGAAGCGATGAAGCCGTTGGCCGAGGAAGCGCTGCGGCTGACGACGGCCGAAGAGATACAATATCTTGTCGTGGAGCGCATTCCGGCGATTCAGGAACTTACCATATAAAGAAACTTGTCCAGGCTTGAGGGAGAAAGCAGGAAGTGTTCTCTCTCAAGCTTGACAATTTTCGATAATTTTCATCGAAACCTTGACGTTTTTTCAATTTTTATTGAAGATGGTTGCGCCCTATTTTACAATAAACTTACGTGACTGCATGATTTTTTTCGTAACCGTTTCCACCTGTCTGCTCGCAATCACCCATCTGATGAGAAAGGAGCTTACCGTTGTCTAGCGAACGCCGCTTTGAGATTATGCGCGCCTTAAGCAACAATGTTGTGTTGGCGAAGGAAGTGCTGACGGACAAGGAAACCATTCTCATGGGAAAAGGAATCGGGTTCGGGGCGAAGCCCGGGCAAGCGATACTTTCCGGTGATACGCGAATTGAGAAGACGTTTTATTTGGATAATAAGCAGAATCTCTCGCAATATCAGATGCTGTTCGAGCAGATTGATCCAGAAGTGATTGACGTATCGGAACAGATCATTTCCCTGGTGGCTTCCGAATTGACTCCCAATCTGAATGAGCATATTCATCTTGCGCTGCCGAGCCATATCGAGTATGCGCTGTATCGGCTGCGGCATCAGATCGAGATCGAAAATCCTTTTCTATGGGAAATCCGGACGCTGAACCCGAAGGAATTCGAGCTTGCTTCCCGCGCGGCGGAGATCATTGGACACCAATTCGGCGTCGAGGTGCCGGAGGATGAGATCGGGTTCCTAACGATCCATATCCAATCGGCCGTCGCCCATGTCCCTGTCAACAATGTGGTCCAGCACAATCATCTGCTGCGGGAGCTGGTCGGCCTCATCGAGGCGCGGCGGGGCAGTCCGATTCCGAAGGACAGCATCGATTATTTGCGGCTGGTTACCCATCTGCGCTTCGCGATAGAGCGTATCCGCCAAGGCCAGCAT contains the following coding sequences:
- the bioB gene encoding biotin synthase BioB, coding for MMMSKTLQEQQMDWRKLADKSLAGEGISREEALEVLRADDDELLAIMDAAYRVRRQFYGNKVKLNLIINAKSGHCPEDCGYCSQSRVSDAPIEKYTMLEKDVLVDGARKAMEMQAGTYCIVASGRGPTPRELDQVVAAVEEIKATMPMKICACLGILSQEQANRLKQAGVDRYNHNLNTSEDHYSHITSTHTYADRVHTVDTAKQAGMSPCSGVIMGMGETDEQLVDVAFSLRELDADSIPVNFLNPIPGTPLGHLHDLDPRRCLKALAMFRFVCPTKEIRASGGREVNLGSLQPLALYAANSVFVGDYLTTDGQEATADHRMIADLGFEVERCAL
- a CDS encoding aminotransferase class I/II-fold pyridoxal phosphate-dependent enzyme, with translation MEPMMAAENAGRWNWMRSELDALEAAGRLRKLEPAAWLEHGWIERNGKRLLHLASNHYLGFEPWLDDDGWAGLAAECRRLGEPAVRIGSGASRLITGHDPQHDALERELAAFKDTEAALVFSSGYMTNAGVIPALVGRKDVVFSDRLNHASITDGIVLSRAQHIRYPHRDMDRLEKALKQWRTGEAGVPSRQGRLLIVTDAVFSMDGTVAPLADLVTLKERYGAMLMVDEAHSGGVYGPGGRGLCHALGLHAKVDIIMGTFGKAFGAVGAYIAAEDIVVRYLINRARTLIYNTGLPPLVAAFIRQRLRDVRAADSARAELMRKAALFRARLQAGGLDTGPGDSHIVPVMCGTDQRAVALSAALAEAGVAGVAIRPPTVPEGTARIRFAPTPAHRDADLLQAADAVVRLAAEARA
- a CDS encoding alpha/beta fold hydrolase — its product is MSGTLGRPRPRQQAKLLWIHGWGLSAEVWRPLAEALPMFAHRYVSFGACETADDLREAVRAPLRQEPDGPWHVVGWSLGGMLAIELLAGLAAGSGQWAGLPRIESALLVGTTLRFAAETGEAGWPPRVLARMRRRLAQAPEETLLAFLGQLDAGPASPGEPSLAEKLWRQLAAAPGFTPAGLDAGLAYLEAADLAPQWARIAALPAAERPRLLWLHGANDRVCPRAAMERARASFGSGLRTAVIPDAGHAPFLSHPEAWREEVNAWYEAITHDGWGSGE
- a CDS encoding methyltransferase domain-containing protein — its product is MKRSHTMAGGAGNDPAPAGAGARVDKKLVARRFGRHAAEYDGYAEVQQVMAAGLAERVRRHHQGPAARMADIGCGTGGLAVRLCPYYSAAELTLLDLAPAMLRQAERKLRRHGCPGGQVRAVAADAEAWAAAQPEGGYDLIVSSAAFQWFNTPAATLRRLVQLLRPGGLLAFATFLPGTLHELHAAFRQADAEQGRAPRPRGQEYPSAADWHGWARDAAGPFLLWEEASCRCEYGSVPEMLAQVRRIGAGNALEAGAAGASGMSPSLYRRMVQAYQERFGGPDGRIPATYAFVYALLRREQE
- the pfkB gene encoding 1-phosphofructokinase — its product is MITTVTLNAAIDKTYIVPGFALDKLYRVEQMTATAGGKGINVARVIRALGEEVTASGFTAGFHGQMILHKLGEEGIPADFVHVEGESRVCLNILDPGRGTQTELLEQGPAVTPADLDAMRDKVAALAAQSTHIVFSGSLPQGCPPALYAELVEIARRAGAIPILDTSGAALEEGVKSSPALIKPNEHEIGKLTGGGADASEDEVLPAIRRLMASGIERVVVSLGARGALAGVRGALYRVTLPPVEAINPVGSGDSMVAGLVVADKRGLSAEDGLILGAACGTANSLMPSAGQVRLDDVESLRTQIHVERIG
- a CDS encoding class II fructose-bisphosphate aldolase; this translates as MGHLISSTSMLQAAREQGFGITAFNVHTLEMLQAVVEAAEDTQSPLILQTTVGTVKHLGPEYIVAAATTAAKLSSVPIALHLDHCTDYDLIVRCIRAGYTSVMIDASMHPYDDNVRMTQEVVRVALAAGVNVEAELGKVGGVEDDIIVEEEDARLAVPEECAAFVAATGVPTLAPAIGTAHGIYKGEPKIAFDRLEQIAKQVAVPLVLHGGSGIPEDQVKRCVKLGMAKMNVATELRIAFSDAIKAIFAANPDENDPRKYMIPAKQAVKALAIQKMEMAGCLGQADAVR
- a CDS encoding SIS domain-containing protein — translated: MSIQDTHTYREISEQAAALQDAWNQLQSQRGWVDKYVGNAQFEEIVFIGSGSSWYQAMTMAATYRAWTGKSASAIPSSELFLFRNQTVTPSKKTLLVGVSRSGESHEVILALESVADLPNWTTCGITCHPESKMAKMTECLVSPSGAEKSTVMTKSLSSMTFLMQAAIALASGSEAAYRELEAVLQSDAALVTMADDKVKAWVESNQFDRTIYLGMGALYGLALEACLKLKEMTYTWTEAYGTLEFRHGPKSIVDANTQIVLLLSEQARSYELKVAEEMKQYGATVVIITAQAGADTAFADLVFEVGHGDASDEARAVLYLPYVQYNGYYTAVTRGLNPDDPRNLTQFVAID
- a CDS encoding DeoR/GlpR family DNA-binding transcription regulator; this translates as MSETLSKGEQRRRQILQRLKQNGRITIPEIIENFDCSEATARRDLDVLERKGELIRTIGGAIFEGAGAIREVPFVEKRQLLWLEKEAIAKRALDFIEEGDSICLTGGTTTFLIAKLLKERQGITVVTNAVNIAMELSDCDGIQVVVIGGVMRSNSFELCGPLAERTIEHLNIEKLFMGIDGFSPAKGITTYSELEAQTAQMLMRQAQQTIAVFDHTKVGKASLFSVASIGELTACITDHELPEEMASALEEAGIACYYAQLPD
- a CDS encoding PTS sugar transporter subunit IIA encodes the protein MFGLGKKKKTISVVAPITGNAVPLEQVDDPAFAQKIIGDGLAIEPEQGVMVAPFDGHVIHLIDSHHSLVLGHESGLELLFHIGVNTVSLKGEPFTPHVKTGDKVKQGDVLIEFDMDKIRAAGLPVITPVVVANGDAVAELKTKLGPVKKNETEIMEIVMKK
- a CDS encoding HPr family phosphocarrier protein is translated as MEKQFTIKNPQGVHARPAGAIMKKAAEFPDSQVSLEFNGRKVSAKSITGVLTLGMKAGDVITVSAEGDKAEQAIDAVGAVLESVLD